One part of the Nostoc sp. PCC 7120 = FACHB-418 genome encodes these proteins:
- a CDS encoding DUF4350 domain-containing protein: protein MKRSNRVAWLGAIALCVMIILTVIAAPNTQIDSGSTYNRAADGYGAWYAFMQEQGITIQRWQKPLTKLNNEKKPVTVLQVYGYLRQPQLDRDEEKWLEKGNNLVILGVNTRVSAANFQTMQVSPVGEVKIDTRRRFQKAQQSEILLGDRFGAVVWDEKREKGKVIFATTPYLAANAYQDNLSNFQYLASLVNQKNNTLFVDEYIHGYKDADVKESEGQGDLISYFAQTPMIVILVQAGVLLLVLIWGQNRRFGKSIALTTPVIDNSQAYIQALAGVLQKAESSEFVVEMVGKEEQLQLQKALGLGTVLLEPQTLVNIWAEKTGKSATEIDTVLKAQQRKRRLSERELLNWLAKWRSLRVGS, encoded by the coding sequence TAGTGGCTCTACTTATAATCGCGCCGCCGATGGTTATGGTGCTTGGTATGCTTTTATGCAGGAGCAAGGAATTACTATCCAACGCTGGCAAAAACCTTTAACTAAACTCAACAATGAGAAAAAACCCGTTACAGTCTTACAAGTATATGGTTACCTAAGACAGCCACAATTAGATCGGGATGAAGAAAAATGGCTGGAGAAAGGGAATAATTTGGTAATTTTGGGTGTAAATACACGGGTAAGTGCAGCCAACTTTCAGACTATGCAGGTGTCACCTGTAGGTGAGGTTAAGATTGATACTAGAAGACGTTTCCAAAAAGCTCAACAATCAGAAATTTTATTAGGCGATCGCTTCGGTGCTGTAGTCTGGGACGAGAAGCGAGAAAAAGGCAAAGTCATTTTCGCCACTACACCCTACTTAGCTGCCAACGCCTACCAAGATAATTTAAGTAATTTTCAATACTTAGCTAGTTTAGTCAACCAGAAAAACAACACGTTATTTGTAGATGAATACATTCACGGCTATAAAGATGCTGATGTTAAGGAAAGTGAAGGACAAGGTGATTTAATCAGCTATTTTGCTCAAACCCCAATGATAGTGATACTGGTGCAAGCAGGTGTTTTATTATTAGTGCTGATTTGGGGACAAAATCGCCGTTTTGGTAAGTCTATAGCTTTGACAACACCAGTTATCGATAATAGCCAAGCCTATATTCAAGCTTTGGCGGGAGTGCTACAAAAAGCCGAATCTAGCGAATTTGTTGTGGAAATGGTGGGTAAAGAAGAACAACTACAACTCCAAAAAGCTCTGGGATTAGGCACTGTGTTACTAGAACCTCAAACTCTGGTGAATATTTGGGCAGAAAAAACGGGTAAATCTGCCACAGAAATAGATACAGTATTAAAAGCACAGCAAAGAAAACGCCGTTTGAGTGAAAGAGAACTATTAAACTGGTTGGCAAAATGGCGTAGCTTGAGGGTTGGGAGTTAG
- a CDS encoding AAA family ATPase has protein sequence MSETYPILIHLGEKLNHVIVGQSQLIQQLLVGLLSGGHIILEGVPGTGKTLLVKVLAQLIQADFHRVQLTPDVLPSDITGTNIFDLNNRNFTLKKGPVFTEVLLADEINRTPPKTQAALLEAMEEMQVTLDGESLPLPDLFWVIATQNPLEFEGTYPLPEAQLDRFLFKLVVDYPDQTAEKQMLLNRQAGFAARRSDINSLQPIATVTDILEARQAVKAVKVSESIIDYLLALVRTSRQYPDLALGASPRAAGAWLQTSQAVAWLEGRDFVTPDDIKAVASPLLRHRLILKPEAMLDGLQMDAVIAAVVNQVAVPR, from the coding sequence ATGAGTGAAACCTATCCTATCCTCATTCACCTGGGTGAAAAACTGAACCACGTTATTGTCGGACAATCTCAGCTAATACAACAGCTACTGGTAGGGCTATTATCGGGTGGACATATTATTTTGGAAGGAGTGCCAGGAACAGGTAAAACGCTGTTGGTGAAAGTTTTAGCACAGTTGATTCAAGCGGATTTTCATCGGGTGCAACTCACGCCGGATGTTTTACCATCAGACATTACAGGCACAAATATTTTTGACTTAAATAATCGTAATTTCACCCTGAAAAAAGGCCCTGTTTTTACAGAAGTTTTGCTTGCAGACGAAATTAACCGCACTCCACCAAAGACGCAAGCAGCGTTACTGGAAGCGATGGAAGAGATGCAGGTTACTCTCGATGGTGAAAGCTTACCTTTGCCGGATTTGTTTTGGGTAATTGCTACTCAAAACCCTTTGGAATTTGAGGGTACTTATCCTTTACCAGAAGCCCAATTAGATCGATTTTTATTCAAGTTAGTAGTAGATTACCCCGACCAAACGGCAGAAAAGCAAATGCTACTCAATCGTCAAGCGGGTTTTGCTGCACGACGTTCAGATATTAACAGTCTGCAACCAATAGCAACGGTAACTGATATTTTAGAGGCACGGCAGGCCGTCAAAGCAGTTAAGGTATCGGAATCCATCATTGATTATTTATTGGCGCTGGTGAGGACATCACGTCAATATCCTGATTTGGCTTTGGGTGCGTCACCGCGTGCGGCTGGTGCTTGGTTGCAAACTTCTCAAGCAGTAGCGTGGTTAGAGGGACGAGATTTTGTCACTCCAGATGATATCAAAGCAGTTGCATCACCTTTATTACGTCATCGCCTGATTCTTAAGCCAGAAGCAATGCTAGATGGTTTACAAATGGATGCGGTAATTGCGGCGGTAGTTAATCAAGTCGCTGTCCCAAGGTAA
- a CDS encoding DUF58 domain-containing protein: MVPAKRVYLLLILGLTIAPILSLFIGIPASIAIALLFDITVLGLMIVDSRRVRSLRVEVQRQLPARLSIGRDNPVILSITSAKTEAVIQIRDFYPTGFGVSTLTLNAIIPSQGKEEIKYTVNPTQRGEFSWGNIQVRQLAPWGLAWDDWQIPQSVQVKVYPDLIGLRSLSIRLTLQSSGSMRQSRQLGIGTDFAELRNYRTGDDLRLIDWKATARRVGVPLVRVLEPEQEQTLIILLDRGRLMTARVKGLQRFDWGLNATLSLALAGLHRGDRVGVGVFDRLMHTWLPPERGQHHLSKLIDHLTPIQPVLLESDYLGAVTNVVKQQTRRALVVVITDLVDVTASTELLAALTRLTPRYLPFCVTLRDPQVDNLAHTFTEDVTQTYNRAVALDLLAQRQVAFAQLKQKGVLVLDAPANQITDQLVDRYLQLKARNQL; this comes from the coding sequence ATGGTTCCAGCTAAACGGGTTTATCTACTGCTAATTTTGGGACTGACGATCGCACCAATTTTATCATTGTTCATTGGTATTCCTGCCAGTATAGCGATCGCTCTATTATTCGATATCACCGTATTAGGATTGATGATTGTCGATAGTCGGCGGGTACGTTCTCTGCGGGTAGAAGTTCAGCGTCAATTACCAGCACGTTTATCTATCGGGCGTGATAATCCCGTAATATTGTCAATCACATCAGCAAAGACTGAGGCTGTAATTCAAATCCGCGATTTTTACCCAACTGGATTTGGTGTGTCTACACTGACACTAAATGCCATAATTCCCTCACAAGGGAAGGAAGAGATCAAATATACTGTCAACCCAACACAGCGCGGGGAATTTTCTTGGGGGAATATTCAGGTACGACAGTTAGCGCCTTGGGGTTTAGCTTGGGATGATTGGCAAATTCCCCAAAGTGTACAGGTGAAAGTTTACCCGGATTTGATCGGTTTGCGATCGCTCTCCATTCGCTTAACACTACAATCATCTGGTTCAATGCGCCAATCACGACAGTTAGGGATTGGGACAGATTTTGCTGAATTGCGGAACTATCGCACTGGCGACGATTTACGCTTGATTGATTGGAAAGCGACTGCTCGTCGTGTGGGAGTTCCATTAGTGCGGGTGCTGGAACCAGAACAGGAGCAAACCTTAATCATATTATTGGATCGCGGTCGGTTGATGACTGCCAGAGTCAAAGGATTACAACGATTTGATTGGGGACTAAATGCAACTTTATCATTAGCTTTAGCCGGATTGCATCGTGGCGATCGTGTCGGTGTGGGTGTATTTGACCGTCTCATGCACACATGGCTACCACCAGAAAGGGGTCAACATCATTTAAGTAAGTTAATTGACCATCTGACCCCAATTCAACCAGTATTATTAGAGTCAGATTATTTGGGCGCAGTGACAAATGTTGTCAAACAACAAACTCGTCGCGCACTTGTAGTAGTAATTACTGATTTAGTTGATGTCACCGCTTCTACTGAACTCCTCGCCGCACTTACTCGACTGACACCACGCTATTTACCCTTTTGCGTCACCTTGCGAGATCCACAAGTAGACAATTTAGCACATACTTTTACTGAAGATGTCACCCAAACTTACAACCGTGCAGTTGCTTTAGATTTACTGGCGCAAAGACAGGTTGCTTTTGCTCAATTAAAACAAAAAGGTGTTTTAGTACTTGATGCGCCAGCCAATCAAATTACCGATCAGTTAGTTGATCGATATTTGCAACTCAAAGCCCGTAATCAACTTTAA
- a CDS encoding energy transducer TonB: MTFSGYNVEQRSKEVKALQSFLTYSFIGSMALHIALLASGLGNFLTRVPQVEEEPIEIAIVDPVTEEKEKPPEETPEVKKPEPLPVTRSEPQRSVASSEVAIAPKPQTTVITPVRSQPTVVQKPIEKTVATEKPQPVAQPRVITANSNSPATSTVVTPSQPTGENNSRLREILGGIRDSRGTQANTGETTGSTSGQVGSPASNSTPAVTTPAIATAPTPPKIRTEPSEGSRSGNGRAACRECNARYPEAARRRGIEGKVEVAVDTDAQGNVTNVRVARSSGNRELDEETLRQARNWKLKPAEGGRQGVAIATEFALQGSRRHRQLQEQKKRREAEARQRQTTAANTDSTEGTRRRRRLVTSTEANIPAQTSRETRVRSTRESTPERSNTPASATRTGTARESLRRLRRERTTNNSAQTAPQNTTPTRRRRRENAPSASQSKLRATLRNLRQSTQSKPAAPPAPTTPANQE, encoded by the coding sequence ATGACATTTTCTGGTTATAATGTCGAGCAACGTTCCAAGGAAGTTAAGGCTCTCCAGTCTTTTTTAACTTACAGTTTCATTGGATCAATGGCTCTACACATCGCTTTGCTGGCTTCAGGCTTGGGTAACTTTCTGACACGAGTTCCTCAAGTTGAAGAAGAACCGATAGAAATAGCGATCGTTGATCCTGTAACAGAAGAAAAGGAGAAACCGCCTGAAGAAACTCCAGAAGTAAAAAAACCGGAACCATTACCAGTTACCCGTAGTGAACCGCAAAGAAGTGTTGCTAGTAGTGAAGTCGCTATTGCTCCCAAACCACAAACAACAGTTATTACCCCCGTTCGCTCCCAGCCTACAGTTGTACAAAAACCGATAGAGAAAACTGTAGCCACCGAGAAGCCACAACCCGTTGCTCAACCACGGGTAATTACTGCTAACTCAAATAGTCCTGCAACCTCTACAGTTGTGACACCATCACAACCGACGGGAGAAAATAATAGTCGTCTCCGAGAAATTTTAGGCGGAATTAGAGATTCTAGAGGAACTCAAGCAAATACTGGCGAAACTACAGGTTCCACATCTGGGCAAGTAGGTTCTCCAGCAAGTAATAGTACACCCGCAGTAACTACTCCAGCGATCGCCACAGCACCAACACCACCAAAAATCCGTACTGAACCGAGTGAAGGCAGCAGATCAGGAAATGGTCGTGCAGCTTGCCGCGAGTGTAATGCCAGATATCCAGAAGCTGCTAGACGGCGGGGAATAGAAGGTAAAGTAGAAGTAGCTGTTGATACGGATGCTCAAGGTAATGTTACTAATGTTAGAGTTGCTCGTTCTAGCGGTAATCGAGAACTAGACGAAGAAACCTTAAGACAAGCACGTAATTGGAAATTAAAACCTGCTGAGGGTGGTAGACAGGGAGTAGCGATCGCCACTGAATTTGCCCTACAAGGGTCACGACGACACCGCCAACTCCAAGAACAAAAAAAACGTAGAGAAGCCGAAGCCAGACAGCGACAAACAACAGCAGCCAATACCGATTCTACAGAAGGAACTCGCAGACGCAGACGTTTGGTGACTTCCACTGAGGCTAATATTCCTGCTCAAACCTCCAGGGAAACTAGAGTCAGATCCACACGAGAATCTACGCCAGAACGCTCTAACACACCTGCTTCAGCAACAAGAACAGGCACAGCTAGAGAGAGTTTGCGCCGTCTCCGCCGGGAGCGTACAACTAATAATTCTGCACAAACTGCACCACAAAACACTACTCCTACTAGACGGCGGCGCAGAGAGAATGCTCCATCTGCTAGTCAAAGCAAGTTAAGAGCGACTTTGCGGAATTTACGTCAATCCACTCAGTCAAAACCCGCAGCACCACCAGCGCCAACTACACCTGCAAATCAGGAATAG
- a CDS encoding MBL fold metallo-hydrolase — translation MYLTWLDSNSWLLELSNQRILIDPWLVDALTFGNLDWLFKGYRPQERAIPENIDLILLSQGLEDHAHPQTLKQLNPNIPVVASPNAAKVVQALGYTSVTTLVHGESFTFNNQIEIRAFPGSPIGPTVVENSYLVKELVTSLTLYYEPHGYHSPLLKQFAPVDVVITPTVDLALPLLGPIIKGYKSALEVAQWLEPQVMLPTAAGGDVIFEGLLTKVLKTEGSIADLRLLFQKNNLLTQLLEPNPGDRLELQLAKRALTN, via the coding sequence ATGTATTTAACTTGGTTAGACAGCAATAGTTGGTTGCTCGAACTCAGCAATCAGCGAATACTTATAGACCCGTGGTTGGTTGATGCGTTAACTTTTGGGAATTTAGATTGGCTGTTCAAAGGATATCGTCCTCAAGAGCGCGCCATACCAGAAAATATTGATCTAATTCTCCTATCCCAAGGTTTAGAAGACCATGCACATCCACAAACACTGAAGCAACTGAACCCCAATATTCCAGTGGTGGCTTCTCCTAATGCTGCAAAAGTGGTGCAAGCCTTGGGTTATACTTCTGTGACCACCTTGGTTCATGGTGAAAGTTTTACTTTCAATAATCAAATCGAAATTAGAGCTTTTCCTGGTTCACCAATCGGCCCGACTGTGGTTGAAAATAGTTATTTGGTGAAAGAATTAGTCACTAGTTTAACGCTTTACTACGAACCTCACGGCTATCATTCTCCACTGTTGAAACAGTTTGCACCGGTGGATGTAGTAATTACGCCGACAGTTGACTTAGCTTTACCCTTGCTGGGGCCAATTATTAAAGGATATAAAAGTGCATTGGAAGTAGCACAATGGCTAGAACCACAAGTTATGCTTCCTACCGCCGCCGGAGGAGATGTCATATTTGAGGGATTACTGACAAAAGTCCTCAAAACGGAGGGAAGTATTGCAGACTTGCGTTTGCTATTCCAAAAAAATAATTTACTTACACAACTGCTGGAACCAAATCCAGGCGATCGCTTAGAATTACAACTAGCAAAACGCGCTTTAACAAATTAA
- the atpC gene encoding ATP synthase F1 subunit epsilon: MTLTVRVISPDKTVWDAEADEVILPSTTGQLGILSGHAPLLTALDTGVLRVRTSKSQNWQAIALLGGFAEVEEDEVTILVNGGERGDTINLEEARTAYSQAQTKLNQVPAGDRQAQIQANQAFKRARARFQAAGGLA; this comes from the coding sequence ATGACCCTAACTGTCCGTGTAATTTCCCCAGATAAAACAGTGTGGGATGCGGAAGCTGATGAAGTGATTTTACCCAGCACTACCGGTCAGCTAGGTATCCTGAGTGGACACGCACCACTTTTAACCGCACTAGATACAGGCGTACTACGAGTACGCACCAGCAAGAGTCAAAATTGGCAAGCGATCGCCCTATTGGGTGGCTTTGCCGAAGTTGAAGAAGATGAAGTCACCATTCTTGTCAATGGTGGTGAACGCGGCGACACGATTAACCTAGAAGAAGCACGTACTGCTTACAGCCAAGCGCAAACAAAGCTGAATCAAGTACCCGCAGGCGATCGTCAAGCCCAAATCCAAGCTAATCAAGCCTTTAAACGCGCCCGCGCTCGTTTTCAAGCGGCTGGCGGTTTGGCATAA
- the atpD gene encoding F0F1 ATP synthase subunit beta, with amino-acid sequence MVTTAEKTNIGYITQIIGPVVDVKFPNGKLPQIYNALTIKGTNEAGQQLNLTVEVQQLLGDNQIRAVAMSSTDGLVRGLEVVDTGAPISVPVGKATLGRIFNVLGEPVDNRGPVNNQETLPIHRPAPKLTELETKPSVFETGIKVVDLLTPYRRGGKIGLFGGAGVGKTVIMMELINNIATQHGGVSVFAGVGERTREGNDLYNEMIESGVINNENLNESKIALVYGQMNEPPGARMRVGLSGLTMAEYFRDVNKQDVLLFIDNIFRFVQAGSEVSALLGRMPSAVGYQPTLGTDVGQLQERITSTTEGSITSIQAVYVPADDLTDPAPATTFAHLDGTTVLSRGLASKGIYPAVDPLGSTSTMLQPNIVGDEHYNTARAVQSTLQRYKELQDIIAILGLDELSEEDRLIVARARKVERFLSQPFFVAEVFTGSPGKYVKLEDTIKGFQKILSGELDDLPEQAFYLVGDINEAIAKAEKIKG; translated from the coding sequence ATGGTCACCACCGCAGAAAAAACAAACATCGGTTACATTACCCAAATCATTGGTCCGGTTGTAGACGTTAAATTCCCTAACGGAAAATTACCGCAAATCTACAACGCTCTGACCATCAAAGGCACTAACGAAGCTGGACAGCAACTCAACCTCACCGTAGAAGTACAGCAACTTTTGGGCGACAACCAAATACGCGCCGTTGCTATGAGTTCCACGGATGGTTTAGTCCGTGGTCTGGAAGTCGTCGATACAGGCGCTCCCATCAGCGTACCCGTTGGTAAAGCAACTCTCGGACGGATTTTCAACGTTCTTGGCGAACCTGTAGACAACAGAGGCCCAGTCAACAACCAAGAAACCCTACCCATCCACCGTCCGGCTCCCAAATTAACCGAACTGGAAACTAAACCTTCCGTTTTCGAGACCGGGATTAAAGTTGTTGACCTCCTCACACCCTATCGACGCGGCGGTAAAATTGGTCTGTTCGGCGGTGCGGGTGTCGGCAAAACCGTAATCATGATGGAGTTGATTAACAACATTGCAACCCAGCATGGTGGCGTGTCTGTGTTCGCTGGCGTGGGAGAGCGTACCCGTGAAGGGAATGACCTCTACAACGAAATGATTGAATCTGGGGTAATCAACAACGAAAACCTCAACGAATCGAAGATTGCGTTGGTGTACGGTCAGATGAACGAACCACCCGGAGCAAGAATGCGGGTTGGTTTGTCTGGTTTGACAATGGCTGAATACTTCCGTGATGTCAACAAGCAAGACGTATTGTTGTTTATTGACAACATTTTCCGGTTCGTACAAGCAGGTTCTGAAGTATCAGCGTTGTTGGGTCGGATGCCTTCTGCTGTGGGATATCAGCCAACTTTGGGTACTGATGTAGGTCAATTGCAAGAACGGATTACATCTACTACCGAAGGTTCTATTACCTCAATTCAAGCTGTATATGTACCTGCGGATGACTTGACAGACCCCGCACCTGCAACCACCTTTGCTCACTTAGATGGTACAACTGTACTATCTCGTGGCTTGGCATCTAAAGGTATTTATCCTGCGGTAGATCCGCTAGGTTCCACCTCTACCATGTTGCAACCCAACATTGTTGGTGACGAACACTACAATACTGCTCGTGCTGTCCAATCGACCCTGCAACGCTACAAAGAATTGCAAGACATCATCGCTATTCTGGGTCTAGATGAACTGTCTGAAGAAGACAGACTCATCGTAGCACGGGCCCGGAAAGTTGAGCGTTTCTTGTCTCAACCCTTCTTTGTCGCTGAAGTATTCACAGGTTCTCCTGGTAAGTACGTGAAGTTAGAAGACACCATCAAAGGGTTCCAGAAGATTCTATCTGGTGAGTTGGATGATCTGCCAGAGCAAGCCTTCTACTTGGTAGGCGACATCAACGAAGCGATCGCCAAAGCCGAAAAAATCAAAGGCTAA
- a CDS encoding DUF1194 domain-containing protein, with amino-acid sequence MNLMKTSLFFRATLTTVAGTLSALAMSTSAYAATFVDTELSLLVDVSSSISTSEFNLQKQGYVDAFNNADLFNNFISKGNIGKIAVNLIYWSSATQQQQSVGWTLIDSVEASQNFANAINATTRPFGGGTVIGSAIDFATPLIFNNEFESNRQVIDVSGDGRSNAVTTAAARDAALAAGVDAINGLVIGNSTSLFNFYNNNVKGGAGSFVLQANTFQDFADTVELKLRREIISEPPTTTPEPATLIGLFGLGAFGITSSLKRNQKQSAKC; translated from the coding sequence ATGAATCTCATGAAGACTTCATTATTTTTCCGAGCAACCCTCACAACAGTAGCTGGTACTTTGTCAGCTCTGGCTATGTCCACAAGCGCCTATGCTGCTACCTTTGTTGATACGGAGTTGTCTTTACTTGTTGACGTATCTAGTAGTATCAGTACTAGTGAATTCAACTTGCAAAAACAAGGCTATGTAGATGCTTTTAATAATGCTGATCTTTTCAACAACTTTATCTCAAAGGGAAATATCGGCAAGATTGCTGTTAACTTAATCTATTGGTCTAGTGCTACTCAGCAGCAACAGTCTGTAGGTTGGACACTGATTGATAGTGTGGAAGCGTCCCAAAACTTTGCGAATGCAATTAATGCCACAACTCGCCCTTTCGGTGGAGGTACTGTTATCGGATCGGCAATTGATTTTGCTACCCCTCTAATCTTTAATAATGAATTTGAAAGCAACCGTCAAGTGATTGACGTATCTGGTGACGGTAGAAGCAACGCAGTTACTACAGCAGCGGCCCGCGATGCTGCTTTAGCTGCTGGTGTTGATGCGATCAATGGTTTAGTCATTGGTAACAGTACATCTCTATTCAACTTCTATAACAATAACGTCAAGGGCGGTGCTGGTTCTTTTGTTTTACAGGCCAATACTTTCCAAGATTTCGCTGACACAGTTGAACTGAAACTCAGAAGAGAAATTATTTCAGAGCCTCCTACAACAACTCCCGAACCAGCTACGCTGATTGGTTTATTCGGTCTGGGTGCGTTTGGTATCACCTCAAGTCTCAAGCGTAATCAGAAGCAGTCAGCTAAGTGCTAA
- a CDS encoding Nif11-like leader peptide family natural product precursor: MSLQQANAFYEALMADEIIYEKYFNKCCSRSLLGSYHWDKTKIVNFAATLGYRFTETELAQLWFDSEPSNHEQLSLA, encoded by the coding sequence ATGTCTTTACAACAAGCGAATGCTTTTTATGAAGCTTTGATGGCGGATGAAATTATTTATGAAAAATACTTTAATAAATGCTGTAGTCGCAGTTTACTAGGTAGTTACCATTGGGATAAAACGAAAATAGTCAATTTCGCAGCCACCCTTGGTTATCGATTTACCGAGACTGAATTAGCTCAATTATGGTTTGATAGCGAACCCAGCAATCATGAACAGTTATCATTAGCTTGA
- a CDS encoding ABC transporter permease — protein sequence MNTEIRDTPEDLAKIQKLNRPKLNFIQPLVLLAPSGIWLLLLLVLPTLIIFQLSLVPNIRPGDIVNPSGLDNYVRILDPLYLQVILRSLWLALGTMAICLILGFPVAYWIAQIAPKRWRNLLVLGFVLPLWTSSLLRSYAWITILRPTGLLNSLLSSVGLPTLELLNRTPAVLIGMSYSLLPYMVLILYASLEKLDQRLLEAAADLGASPIKAFWKVTVPQIYPGITAGSLLVLITALGDFIDPELLGGASSMTAARLVYNQFLGVTQNWGFGSALSMTLIFAVSVAIALLIKFGDR from the coding sequence GTGAATACAGAAATTCGTGATACTCCAGAGGATCTTGCCAAGATTCAGAAGTTAAACCGCCCAAAGTTAAACTTTATCCAACCTTTGGTATTGCTAGCACCGTCTGGTATTTGGTTATTACTATTATTAGTACTACCAACACTGATAATTTTCCAGTTGAGTCTAGTTCCAAACATTAGACCAGGAGATATAGTCAACCCCAGTGGATTGGATAACTATGTCCGCATACTTGATCCTTTATATTTGCAAGTAATCCTACGATCGCTCTGGTTGGCGTTAGGTACAATGGCGATCTGTCTAATTTTGGGTTTTCCGGTAGCGTATTGGATTGCACAAATTGCACCGAAACGCTGGCGCAATCTCTTGGTACTAGGCTTTGTCTTACCTTTGTGGACTTCTTCTCTACTCCGTTCTTACGCTTGGATAACGATTCTCCGTCCTACTGGTCTTTTGAACAGTCTATTGAGTAGTGTCGGTTTACCCACCTTAGAACTACTTAACCGTACACCAGCTGTTTTAATTGGCATGAGTTACAGCTTACTCCCCTACATGGTGTTGATTTTATACGCTTCATTAGAAAAGTTAGATCAACGCTTACTAGAAGCAGCAGCAGATTTAGGCGCAAGTCCCATCAAGGCTTTTTGGAAAGTCACGGTTCCGCAAATTTACCCAGGAATCACTGCTGGCTCTCTCCTTGTGCTGATCACAGCCTTGGGGGATTTTATTGACCCAGAATTACTTGGTGGTGCTTCTAGTATGACGGCAGCCAGGCTAGTTTATAACCAATTTCTCGGAGTTACCCAGAATTGGGGGTTTGGTTCGGCGTTGAGTATGACCTTAATTTTTGCCGTGAGTGTAGCGATCGCTCTGCTGATTAAATTTGGCGATCGCTAG
- a CDS encoding polyamine ABC transporter substrate-binding protein yields MTNRRNFLQGITALSSLSLASCGWKLADVRASSSSGRSDQLYLYTWTQYSDQKLLQTFSAQTGMKALVDVYDSNEVMLAKLLAGSGGTYSLIYPSDYMVQKMVERGLLSELKHDRLVGLDNLFPQFQNPSYDPKNRYSIPFNWGTTGLIYNSEILKEAPEDWEYLWRNQKLLSKRMTLLNDVREVIGAVLRMLGYSYNSQNEAQIKQAYEKLSTLKPAIAAFDTDAWRNQILAGDLALAMCYSADATKVIKENPKLKYVIPRSGSSLWTDTIVIPKSAPNLDGAYAWINFILQPEVAATTSERLKISTPNNAAFEQLPKQIKTNENLYPPSSILDKCERISPVGPFEEVYERYWTQLTSS; encoded by the coding sequence ATGACTAATAGAAGAAATTTTCTACAAGGAATTACAGCCCTTTCCAGTTTATCCTTAGCAAGTTGTGGTTGGAAATTAGCTGATGTGCGAGCTTCTAGTTCTTCTGGTCGCAGTGACCAATTGTATCTTTATACTTGGACACAGTATTCTGATCAGAAACTATTACAGACTTTTAGCGCCCAAACTGGGATGAAGGCGCTGGTCGATGTCTATGATTCCAACGAAGTAATGCTAGCTAAACTCTTAGCTGGAAGTGGTGGTACTTATAGCCTCATTTACCCATCTGACTATATGGTACAGAAGATGGTAGAAAGGGGTTTGTTAAGTGAATTAAAACACGATCGCCTAGTTGGGTTAGATAATTTATTTCCTCAATTCCAAAATCCTAGTTATGACCCTAAAAACCGCTATAGCATTCCTTTTAATTGGGGAACAACGGGTTTAATATATAATTCGGAAATTCTCAAAGAAGCACCAGAAGACTGGGAATATCTATGGCGAAATCAAAAGCTCCTCAGTAAACGTATGACTTTACTCAATGATGTGCGTGAGGTTATAGGTGCGGTTTTGCGGATGTTGGGTTATTCTTATAACTCGCAAAATGAAGCCCAAATTAAACAAGCTTATGAAAAGTTAAGTACACTCAAACCAGCGATCGCAGCTTTTGATACTGATGCTTGGCGCAATCAAATCTTAGCAGGTGATTTGGCATTAGCAATGTGTTACTCAGCTGATGCTACCAAAGTCATTAAAGAAAATCCTAAATTAAAGTATGTTATTCCCCGTAGTGGTTCTTCACTATGGACTGATACAATTGTTATTCCCAAATCAGCGCCCAATTTAGATGGAGCTTATGCCTGGATTAATTTTATTTTACAACCAGAAGTAGCAGCTACCACAAGCGAGCGACTGAAGATTTCTACTCCTAATAATGCTGCATTTGAACAATTACCAAAACAAATAAAAACTAATGAAAATCTATATCCTCCATCTTCAATTCTAGACAAATGTGAACGCATTAGCCCAGTGGGGCCATTTGAAGAAGTTTATGAGCGCTACTGGACGCAATTAACTAGTAGTTAG